One Terriglobia bacterium genomic region harbors:
- a CDS encoding transketolase encodes MPTATEDLLSSRHKELAALFPKWEKTKDCIDQFIDIILNYRQSGHPGGSRSKVHALLTTLLSGFMRWDIRHPENRFGDRFLLGAGHTVPLIYCTLAVLNEALRAKYEQTGDRRYMVPEPQERQLTWEDLLGFRRNKGLAGHAEQEGKTLFLKFNTGPSGHGIPVGVGEAMALKRAGAMGVKVILYEGEGGLTPGSAHESKNSAWGLGLDNLYFCIDWNDFGIDDRPASSVVRGAPVDWFQPYGWRVFGTDQGSEWETIVDPFIGAMVADNPSKVPTMIWFKTRKGRGYLKYDNKSHGSPHPMNHELFWQTKKEFMDKYGVEFDGYGQPAPKDSTAIKEQFRNNLKVVADVIRADQELVDYLADRLVEIGEGVPKDIQGFRLKTKRNPVHDDRLYDYRNYPSELFLSPGAKEANRAGFAKWGAWVNAFCKKEYDRPLFLAMSADLADSTNISGFAKDFGDTKGYGWYERDKNPEGTLLPQEITEFSNSGLSVGIACVNLSEKPFEEFNGFYATCSTYGSFVYLKYGPMRLFSQLAQDSQIKTGKVILCASHSGPETAEDSRTHFGILAPGVTQLFPDGKCIDLHPWEHNEVAPVLGAAMKMDAAIIALHLTRPAIEIPDRERLGIASHFEAARGAYVLRPFRSGQKPMGTILVQGTSTTANVVKILKDLDEAKLNVKIIAAISPQLFAAQEAAYRSTVFPEKDWIDSTVISNRGRRLMHDWMMTKIAEEYAMTSDWDNRWRTGGSVDEVIEEAHLSPPWLLKGIERFVRDRDKRLQRIQSMLDAVKG; translated from the coding sequence ATGCCCACGGCCACAGAAGATCTGCTCTCTTCCCGACACAAAGAACTCGCCGCCTTATTCCCGAAATGGGAAAAAACGAAAGACTGCATCGACCAGTTCATCGATATCATCTTGAATTACCGGCAGAGCGGCCACCCGGGAGGGTCCCGATCCAAGGTGCATGCCCTGTTGACGACTTTGTTGAGTGGCTTCATGCGGTGGGACATCCGGCATCCCGAAAATCGCTTTGGAGACCGGTTTCTTTTGGGCGCGGGCCACACGGTTCCATTAATTTATTGTACCCTCGCCGTCTTGAATGAAGCGCTGCGGGCCAAATATGAACAGACGGGAGACCGCCGGTATATGGTTCCGGAACCCCAGGAGCGGCAGCTGACATGGGAAGACCTGCTCGGCTTTCGCCGCAACAAGGGACTGGCGGGGCATGCGGAACAAGAGGGAAAAACACTGTTTCTCAAGTTTAACACCGGACCCTCGGGTCATGGAATTCCAGTGGGCGTGGGCGAAGCCATGGCCCTGAAGCGTGCTGGAGCCATGGGAGTGAAGGTCATCCTCTATGAAGGCGAAGGCGGACTCACTCCCGGCTCGGCCCACGAGTCCAAGAATTCAGCGTGGGGGTTGGGCCTGGACAATCTCTACTTCTGTATCGACTGGAATGATTTTGGAATCGACGACCGGCCGGCCAGTTCCGTCGTTCGGGGGGCGCCGGTGGATTGGTTCCAACCTTACGGATGGCGCGTGTTTGGAACAGACCAGGGGAGCGAGTGGGAGACCATTGTGGATCCCTTTATCGGAGCCATGGTCGCCGACAATCCTTCCAAGGTCCCCACGATGATCTGGTTCAAGACCCGCAAAGGCCGCGGGTACTTGAAGTACGATAACAAATCCCACGGCTCCCCTCATCCGATGAACCATGAGTTGTTCTGGCAGACCAAAAAGGAATTCATGGACAAGTACGGCGTGGAGTTCGATGGCTACGGCCAGCCCGCCCCCAAGGATTCTACCGCCATCAAAGAACAATTCAGGAACAATTTGAAAGTGGTCGCTGATGTGATTCGTGCCGACCAGGAACTCGTCGATTATCTTGCCGATCGCCTGGTGGAGATTGGCGAGGGGGTCCCAAAGGATATTCAAGGCTTCCGGCTGAAGACGAAGAGGAATCCCGTTCACGACGACCGCCTTTACGATTATCGGAACTATCCCTCGGAACTGTTCCTCTCCCCGGGCGCCAAAGAGGCCAACCGCGCGGGGTTTGCCAAGTGGGGAGCCTGGGTGAATGCTTTCTGCAAGAAAGAATACGATCGGCCGCTGTTTCTGGCGATGTCGGCCGACCTGGCGGATTCCACTAATATTTCCGGATTCGCCAAGGACTTTGGCGACACAAAAGGCTATGGCTGGTATGAACGTGATAAAAATCCCGAGGGAACACTGCTTCCCCAGGAAATCACCGAGTTTTCCAATTCCGGTCTTTCCGTCGGTATTGCTTGCGTCAATCTTTCAGAGAAACCCTTCGAGGAGTTCAACGGGTTCTACGCGACTTGCTCCACTTACGGTTCATTCGTTTATCTGAAATATGGTCCGATGAGGCTGTTCAGTCAATTGGCGCAGGACTCGCAGATCAAGACGGGAAAAGTCATCCTCTGTGCGAGCCACTCCGGGCCGGAGACCGCTGAGGATTCGCGCACCCACTTCGGCATTCTGGCGCCCGGTGTCACCCAGCTTTTTCCCGATGGCAAGTGCATTGATTTGCATCCGTGGGAACACAACGAAGTCGCTCCCGTGCTGGGAGCCGCGATGAAAATGGACGCCGCGATCATCGCGCTCCATCTCACCCGTCCTGCGATTGAAATTCCGGACCGGGAAAGGCTTGGCATCGCCTCCCATTTTGAAGCGGCCCGTGGCGCCTACGTGCTTCGTCCTTTTCGATCGGGCCAGAAACCGATGGGGACGATTCTGGTCCAGGGGACTTCGACGACGGCCAACGTGGTCAAGATCCTGAAGGATCTGGATGAAGCCAAGCTCAATGTCAAGATCATTGCGGCCATCAGCCCGCAACTGTTTGCGGCGCAAGAGGCCGCGTATCGAAGCACCGTGTTCCCGGAGAAAGACTGGATTGATTCGACGGTAATCTCCAA